One Bacillota bacterium genomic region harbors:
- a CDS encoding helix-turn-helix domain-containing protein, with protein MNNQTINWNEVPDIISQDDFYRLCHISKSTALHLLRSGKIPCEFSGKKTRCYRIRKEDVRKYMEQRAVFPELYSAPQGWYGEHYQSAVQKEMPEAMLQEMRTYFIKLLADCRDVMTTQEIVRLTGYGRTAINNLCAKGNLKRNVCAKDFAL; from the coding sequence ATGAATAATCAAACAATTAATTGGAACGAGGTTCCGGATATTATTTCTCAGGACGATTTTTATCGTCTTTGCCATATCAGCAAAAGCACCGCTCTTCATCTTCTCCGCAGTGGCAAGATTCCATGTGAGTTTAGCGGCAAGAAGACCCGATGCTATCGAATCCGCAAAGAGGATGTGCGCAAATACATGGAGCAGCGCGCTGTGTTCCCAGAACTGTATTCCGCACCGCAGGGCTGGTACGGTGAGCATTATCAGTCCGCCGTTCAAAAAGAAATGCCGGAAGCGATGCTTCAAGAGATGCGCACATATTTTATTAAGCTGCTGGCAGACTGCCGTGATGTGATGACCACGCAGGAGATTGTGAGGCTTACCGGCTATGGCAGGACAGCCATCAACAACTTGTGTGCAAAAGGAAACCTTAAGCGCAATGTTTGTGCAAAGGACTTTGCTTTATGA
- a CDS encoding response regulator transcription factor, which produces MNNKILLVDDEKGIVSMMKNYFEMSGYQVYSAFDGKDALEKVTCQPDIILLDINMPEMDGISVCQHIREYVSCPILFLTARIEIKDKIMGFQVGADDYIVKPFDIEELGARVEAHLRREQRKQEQSVVRFFDELAIDYLKREVTVAGNPVTLSKKEFEIVELLSMNAGQVFDRERIYEAVWGFDGDGSSDTIMEHIRKIRVKLSAYTKHSYIDTVWGVGYKWNG; this is translated from the coding sequence TTGAACAATAAAATATTGCTTGTCGATGATGAAAAAGGCATTGTATCAATGATGAAGAATTATTTTGAAATGTCGGGCTACCAAGTGTATTCCGCTTTTGATGGTAAAGATGCGCTTGAAAAAGTCACCTGCCAGCCGGATATCATTCTACTTGACATCAATATGCCGGAGATGGACGGCATTTCTGTATGCCAGCATATTCGCGAATATGTTTCCTGCCCGATTCTCTTTCTTACCGCGCGTATTGAGATCAAGGATAAAATTATGGGATTTCAGGTTGGTGCGGACGACTACATTGTCAAGCCATTTGACATTGAAGAATTGGGCGCGCGCGTGGAGGCGCATCTCCGCCGTGAACAACGAAAGCAGGAACAATCCGTTGTGCGATTTTTTGACGAACTTGCCATCGACTATTTAAAGCGAGAAGTCACGGTAGCTGGGAATCCCGTAACATTGTCGAAAAAGGAATTCGAAATTGTGGAGTTGCTTTCCATGAATGCCGGACAGGTCTTTGACCGGGAGCGGATTTACGAAGCCGTATGGGGCTTTGATGGCGACGGCAGCAGCGATACCATCATGGAGCATATCCGAAAAATCCGGGTGAAACTATCCGCGTATACGAAACACAGCTATATCGATACGGTATGGGGGGTGGGTTATAAATGGAACGGCTGA
- a CDS encoding HAMP domain-containing sensor histidine kinase yields MERLKQMSLKKAFFCLTLLFLLITLILSFFSILGISKIMQQYGTSLEMKIDDSGIIIPPATATENVLPLWYHVLAILQLALPVLFVIVGLFSADLVFYRMKLKYSLAELQAGAERIMQNDLDLPIQSVSKDELGKLCNAFEEMRLALLKNNRELWRQMEERKRLNAAFSHDLRNPVTVLKGSAKILRKGLSSGTLSSQNAQDSVSLIGEYTGRIETYIEAMSSVQRLEELQCLPQKTRLETVMKELSDTIHLLTMDSGIEVEEQFEKMQKDVWIDKTIVFNVAENLIANAKRFAKAKIAIDFMLNAETLVLSVRDDGLGFPQAILQKGAQPFLRGGENLEPSSHFGMGLYVCRLLCEKHGGSLTLKNTSTGAVVTADFKISKA; encoded by the coding sequence ATGGAACGGCTGAAGCAAATGAGTTTGAAGAAAGCTTTTTTTTGCCTGACTTTGCTGTTTTTGCTGATCACCCTCATACTTAGCTTTTTCTCCATATTAGGCATCAGTAAAATTATGCAGCAATATGGGACGTCATTAGAAATGAAAATTGACGACAGCGGTATCATAATACCGCCTGCAACGGCTACCGAGAACGTTCTTCCGCTTTGGTATCATGTTTTGGCAATTTTACAGCTTGCGCTTCCGGTTCTTTTTGTAATAGTGGGTTTATTTTCAGCCGATCTAGTGTTTTATCGCATGAAACTAAAATACTCCCTTGCCGAGTTGCAGGCTGGAGCAGAAAGAATAATGCAGAACGACCTGGATCTTCCTATTCAATCTGTTTCAAAAGACGAGCTTGGTAAGCTTTGCAATGCGTTCGAGGAAATGCGCCTCGCGCTTTTAAAAAACAACAGGGAGCTTTGGCGGCAGATGGAGGAACGCAAGCGCCTCAATGCTGCATTCTCCCACGACCTGCGCAATCCGGTTACCGTGCTGAAGGGCTCCGCAAAAATATTAAGAAAAGGATTATCAAGCGGCACGTTGTCGTCCCAAAACGCGCAGGATTCCGTATCACTGATAGGGGAATATACCGGAAGAATCGAAACATACATTGAAGCGATGAGCAGCGTTCAGCGCCTTGAGGAACTGCAATGCTTGCCTCAAAAAACCAGATTAGAAACGGTAATGAAGGAGCTGTCAGACACCATACATCTGCTTACAATGGATTCCGGAATTGAAGTTGAAGAACAGTTTGAAAAGATGCAAAAAGATGTCTGGATTGACAAGACAATCGTATTTAATGTTGCAGAAAACCTGATCGCGAATGCAAAGAGATTCGCAAAAGCCAAAATAGCGATCGATTTTATGCTGAATGCTGAAACGCTTGTATTATCCGTGCGGGATGACGGGCTGGGCTTTCCACAGGCAATCCTCCAAAAGGGCGCACAGCCGTTTCTCCGTGGTGGTGAAAATCTTGAGCCGAGCTCCCATTTCGGAATGGGCCTTTATGTTTGCCGTCTGTTATGTGAGAAACACGGCGGTTCATTAACGCTGAAGAACACTTCAACCGGAGCGGTCGTAACGGCGGATTTTAAAATTTCAAAAGCTTGA
- a CDS encoding ABC transporter ATP-binding protein, with product MIIEGKDLSKYYGSGENKVVALNKANLEITSSDFISIMGPSGSGKSTLLHIISGLDTPSSGTVTFDGKNIYQTDDKELSAFRRRKIGFIFQQFNLLPVLTAKENIIMPLLLDKRQPDESYLKQITEFLGISNRLSHLPSELSGGQQQRVAIARALIAKPDVIFADEPTGNLDSKSGNEVMETLKNIRKEFGKALVIITHDDRIARMAERRLTIVDGALSEVTA from the coding sequence ATGATCATTGAAGGAAAAGACTTATCAAAATATTACGGGAGCGGTGAAAACAAGGTCGTCGCTCTCAATAAAGCAAATCTTGAAATCACATCAAGCGACTTTATTTCCATCATGGGGCCTTCCGGCAGCGGGAAAAGCACCCTGCTTCATATCATCAGCGGATTGGATACGCCAAGCTCCGGTACGGTTACTTTTGACGGAAAGAATATTTATCAAACTGACGATAAAGAGCTTTCAGCTTTTAGACGTCGCAAGATCGGCTTTATCTTTCAGCAATTCAATCTGCTGCCTGTGTTGACCGCAAAAGAGAATATCATCATGCCTTTACTCTTGGACAAGCGTCAGCCGGATGAATCTTATTTGAAACAAATCACCGAATTTTTGGGAATCAGCAATAGGTTATCTCATCTGCCGAGCGAACTTTCGGGAGGTCAGCAGCAACGTGTCGCCATTGCCCGCGCGCTGATTGCAAAGCCAGATGTTATCTTTGCGGATGAACCCACGGGTAATCTGGACAGTAAAAGCGGCAATGAGGTCATGGAAACGCTCAAAAATATCCGGAAGGAATTCGGCAAAGCGCTGGTCATCATCACCCATGATGACCGCATCGCGCGAATGGCAGAACGCCGATTGACCATCGTGGACGGAGCGCTTTCGGAGGTGACGGCATAA
- a CDS encoding FtsX-like permease family protein, which produces MKSYHALAWKELTAQKITSVLILIAIVLSTMMTTVIGQSWGILQALREQQAGALNGYRYATFHNLTSAQKTLLEEDSRLSFVGSNIILGTAGLKSSGLSLQLREYDEQGLSAYPTISQLSSGRLPQKAGEIALPEDALNYLGFSGDIGDTITLDLSISLLQDTEETYEYKADFTLCGILKSNYLAYVSGIVTGIAGKGTSEELLPKKYQVYSTDFRTTDKLSFQQTVNDLVGKTGVSDKCIQYNWLYLNALGIPCDKENSGSDNDSGFSYMVMTGIVIGALVLLAAGLVIFNILKIAVSKHIKEYGTLRAIGGQQGQLYRLVAFQLVLLCLIGIPIGAVLGALSAGGITKAATSLFSPDIFMVQNAEELGSLIAQNSAGKLLPLLISAAITLTFAFIAAMPAARYAAKVSPTVAMNGITNKVKRKNRKEKPVRHFEAFYARLNLKRNVVPTTITILSLIMSITVFVTLQSFSTLLDASQDVQKLHLGDYSVTNESVGFQPSAVESLKSQEGVSSVYTLKYSLYMQDKDGTLPIETRFKLQPSETLQIIGVDEERLKALMPSLTEDEMQTLKEGKACLVKNPIAMSYEGKQIASTSFAAGNTISVAQTELKVFGNCDSVGLDNQGFVNGVQVVVFDTVYDKLTGKTTYSELYPVLEKGADTKAVEQKIEQICGQTAGSRWLSYQNTNKQLEESYQQIKLLAWGLILFIGLIGLLNIINTTYTNNHTRLSEIGMQRAIGMSTASLYKTFLWEGAYYGIIAGIIGSVCGYVCTVFANAAATNQISLTAFPIIPILQATTVSIVACLIATCLPLRRITKLSIVDSIETVE; this is translated from the coding sequence ATGAAATCCTATCACGCGCTGGCGTGGAAAGAGCTTACCGCTCAAAAAATAACGTCCGTGCTCATTTTGATTGCTATTGTGCTTTCCACGATGATGACAACTGTAATCGGACAATCCTGGGGAATTTTACAAGCCTTACGGGAACAGCAGGCCGGGGCGCTGAACGGCTACCGGTATGCGACATTTCACAATCTGACAAGTGCGCAAAAGACGCTCCTTGAGGAAGACAGCCGTCTCTCTTTTGTCGGCAGCAATATCATTCTTGGCACGGCTGGGCTTAAAAGCAGCGGACTCTCTTTACAACTTAGAGAATATGACGAGCAAGGATTGTCGGCCTATCCAACCATTTCACAGCTCAGCAGTGGCCGTCTCCCGCAGAAAGCAGGAGAAATTGCCCTGCCCGAAGATGCCCTCAATTACTTAGGTTTCTCCGGCGATATCGGCGATACAATCACGCTTGATTTAAGCATCTCGCTTCTTCAGGATACAGAAGAAACTTACGAATATAAAGCGGATTTTACCTTGTGCGGAATTCTGAAAAGCAATTATCTAGCGTACGTTTCCGGGATTGTTACCGGAATCGCCGGAAAGGGAACCTCAGAGGAATTGCTCCCTAAAAAGTATCAGGTTTATTCGACCGATTTTCGTACAACAGATAAACTTAGCTTCCAACAAACGGTCAATGATCTTGTCGGCAAAACAGGAGTTTCCGACAAGTGCATTCAATACAATTGGCTCTACCTGAACGCCTTGGGTATCCCCTGTGATAAAGAAAACAGCGGTTCAGACAACGACAGCGGCTTTTCCTACATGGTTATGACCGGTATTGTTATCGGTGCATTGGTCTTATTGGCGGCGGGGCTTGTCATCTTTAACATTTTGAAAATTGCAGTAAGTAAACATATTAAGGAATATGGAACCTTGCGGGCAATAGGCGGTCAGCAGGGGCAGCTTTATCGCTTGGTTGCGTTTCAGCTTGTCCTTCTTTGCCTTATAGGCATTCCGATTGGTGCCGTTTTAGGTGCACTGTCAGCTGGAGGAATTACAAAAGCAGCCACAAGTTTGTTTTCTCCGGACATTTTCATGGTACAAAACGCAGAGGAACTTGGCTCACTCATTGCTCAGAATAGCGCCGGGAAATTGCTTCCGCTGCTTATCAGCGCTGCGATCACTTTGACATTTGCTTTCATTGCCGCCATGCCGGCGGCGCGCTATGCCGCCAAAGTCTCTCCGACAGTCGCTATGAACGGAATAACAAATAAAGTGAAAAGAAAAAATCGAAAGGAAAAACCTGTTCGTCACTTTGAAGCATTTTACGCAAGATTGAACCTAAAACGAAATGTTGTCCCCACCACGATCACAATTCTGTCTTTGATAATGAGTATTACGGTATTTGTGACGCTTCAGTCTTTTTCCACATTACTTGACGCCTCACAGGATGTTCAAAAACTCCACCTGGGCGATTATTCTGTTACCAATGAATCGGTCGGTTTTCAACCGTCTGCTGTGGAGAGTTTAAAATCGCAGGAAGGGGTTTCTTCCGTATACACTTTGAAATACAGCCTTTATATGCAGGATAAAGATGGCACTTTGCCTATCGAAACACGATTCAAACTGCAACCGAGCGAAACACTGCAAATCATAGGGGTTGATGAGGAACGCTTAAAAGCACTGATGCCTTCTCTTACCGAAGATGAAATGCAGACGCTGAAGGAAGGAAAAGCCTGCTTGGTTAAAAACCCCATTGCGATGTCTTATGAAGGAAAACAAATTGCATCAACTTCTTTTGCTGCTGGGAATACGATTTCTGTTGCCCAAACTGAACTAAAAGTGTTTGGAAACTGTGATTCTGTTGGGCTGGACAACCAAGGCTTTGTAAATGGTGTTCAAGTGGTGGTATTTGACACAGTTTATGACAAGCTGACCGGAAAAACCACCTATTCAGAACTCTACCCGGTTTTAGAAAAAGGGGCGGATACAAAAGCGGTGGAACAAAAAATAGAGCAAATCTGCGGTCAAACGGCAGGCAGCCGCTGGCTTTCCTATCAGAATACCAACAAGCAGCTGGAAGAAAGCTATCAGCAGATCAAGCTACTTGCATGGGGGCTGATACTCTTTATCGGATTGATCGGCCTTTTGAACATTATCAATACGACCTATACCAATAACCATACCCGTTTAAGTGAAATTGGAATGCAGCGTGCAATCGGAATGAGTACGGCAAGCTTATATAAGACTTTTCTGTGGGAGGGCGCCTACTATGGAATAATAGCAGGCATCATCGGCTCTGTTTGCGGATATGTCTGCACGGTCTTTGCAAACGCAGCCGCAACGAATCAAATCAGCCTTACTGCGTTCCCGATTATTCCAATCCTTCAAGCAACCACAGTATCCATAGTTGCCTGCCTGATTGCAACCTGCCTTCCACTGCGCCGGATTACGAAGTTAAGCATCGTGGATTCCATCGAAACGGTTGAATAG